The Lonchura striata isolate bLonStr1 chromosome 5, bLonStr1.mat, whole genome shotgun sequence genome window below encodes:
- the ST13 gene encoding hsc70-interacting protein, translating to MDSRKLSELRAFVRLCKQNPGLLHSPELAFLREWVESMGGTIPPAPANVSTEETSKAKAEEHPEEPVKSSEPESEESDLEIDNEGVIEPDNDDPQEMGDENVEVTEEMADQANEKKIEAINALSEGDLQKAVDLFTDAIKLNPCLAILYAKRASVFVKLQKPNAAIRDCDRAIKINPDSAQTYKWRGKAHRLLGHWEEAAHDLALACKLDYDEDASAMLKEVQPRAQKIAEHRRKYERKREEKEIKERMERVKKAREEHEKAQREEEARRQAGGAQFGGFPGGFPGGFPGAGGMPGMAGMPGLNEILSDPEVLAAMQDPEVMVAFQDVAQNPANMSKYQSNPKVMNLISKLSAKFGSKP from the exons ATGGACTCGCGCAAGCTGAGTGAGCTGCGGGCCTTCGTCCGGCTGTGCAAGCAGAACCCTGGCCTGCTGCACAGCCCGGAGCTCGCCTTCCTCCGCGAGTGGGTGGAGAG TATGGGAGGCACAATACCGCCTGCTCCAGCCAATGTCTCCACGGAGGAGACAAGTAAG GCCAAGGCAGAGGAACACCCAGAGGAGCCGGTTAAATCATCTGAACCAGAAAGTGAAGAGAGCGACTTAG AAATTGATAATGAGGGAGTGATTGAACCGGACAATGATGACCCTCAAGAAATGGGAGATGAAAATGTGGAG gtaACTGAAGAGATGGCGGATCAAGCTAATGAAAAGAAGATTGAAGCAATAAATGCTCTCAGTGAAG GGGACCTTCAGAAGGCTGTTGACTTGTTCACAGATGCTATCAAGCTGAACCCTTGTTTGGCCATCTTGTATGCCAAGAGGGCAAG TGTTTTTGTGAAACTACAGAAGCCAAATGCTGCCATTAGAGATTGTGACAGAGCCATCAAGATTAATCCTGACTCGGCACAGACCTATAAATGGAGGGGGAAAGCACATAG ACTTCTTGGTCACTGGGAGGAGGCTGCTCATGATCTTGCATTAGCTTGTAAATTGGATTATGATGAAGATGCAAGTGCCATGCTGAAGGAGGTGCAGCCAAGA GCTCAGAAAATTGCAGAACATCGACGAAAGTATGAGCGGAAGCgtgaagaaaaggaaatcaaGGAAAGAATGGAAAGAGTGAAGAAGGCACGGGAGGAGCATGAGAAGGCACAAAGG GAGGAAGAAGCAAGACGACAGGCAGGAGGAGCTCAGTTTGGTGGCTTCCCAGGTGGCTTCccag GTGGCTTTCCTGGGGCTGGAGGCATGCCAGGAATGGCAGGTATGCCAGGTCTCAATGAGATTCTCAGTGATCCAGAAGTCCTTGCGGCCATGCAG GATCCAGAAGTTATGGTTGCATTCCAAGATGTTGCCCAGAACCCAGCAAATATGTCCAAGTACCAGAGCAATCCCAAGGTCATGAATCTTATCAGTAAATTGTCTGCCAAATTTGGCAGTAAACCATAA